Proteins encoded by one window of Homo sapiens chromosome 10, GRCh38.p14 Primary Assembly:
- the CHUK gene encoding inhibitor of nuclear factor kappa-B kinase subunit alpha isoform X4, which translates to MERPPGLRPGAGGPWEMRERLGTGGFGNVCLYQHRELDLKIAIKSCRLELSTKNRERWCHEIQIMKKLNHANVVKACDVPEELNILIHDVPLLAMEYCSGGDLRKLLNKPENCCGLKESQILSLLSDIGSGIRYLHENKIIHRDLKPENIVLQDVGGKIIHKIIDLGYAKDVDQGSLCTSFVGTLQYLAPELFENKPYTATVDYWSFGTMVFECIAGYRPFLHHLQPFTWHEKIKKKDPKCIFACEEMSGEVRFSSHLPQPNSLCSLVVEPMENWLQLMLNWDPQQRGGPVDLTLKQPRCFVLMDHILNLKIVHILNMTSAKIISFLLPPDESLHSLQSRIERETGINTGSQELLSETGISLDPRKPASQCVLDGVRGCDSYMVYLFDKSKTVYEGPFASRSLSDCVNYIVQDSKIQLPIIQLRKVWAEAVHYVSGLKEDYSRLFQGQRAAMLSLLRYNANLTKMKNTLISASQQLKAKLEFFHKSIQLDLERYSEQMTYGISSEKMLKAWKEMEEKAIHYAEVGVIGYLEDQIMSLHAEIMELQKSPYGRRQGDLMESLEQRAIDLYKQLKHRPSVEHLLNTEQGLLERVLDGESEA; encoded by the exons ATGGAGCGGCCCCCGGGGCTGCGGCCGGGCGCGGGCGGGCCCTGGGAGATGCGGGAGCGGCTGGGCACCGGCGGCTTCGGGAACGTCTGTCTGTACCAGCATCGG GAACTTGATCTCAAAATAGCAATTAAGTCTTGTCGCCTAGAGCTAAGTACCAAAAACAGAGAACGATGGTGCCATGAAATCCAGATTATGAAGAA gTTGAACCATGCCAATGTTGTAAAGGCCTGTGATGTTCCTGAAGAATTGAATATTTTGATTCATGATGTGCCTCTTCTAGCAATGGAATACTGTTCTGGAGGAGATCTCCGAAAG ctgCTCAACAAACCAGAAAATTGTTGTGGACTTAAAGAAAGCCAGATACTTTCTTTACTAAGTGATATAG gGTCTGGGATTCGATATTtgcatgaaaacaaaattatacatcGAGATCTAAAACCTGAAAACATAGTTCTTCAGGATGTTGGTGGAAAG ataatacataaaataattgatCTGGGATATGCCAAAGATGTTGATCAAGGAAGTCTGTGTACATCTTTTGTGGGAACACTGCAGTATCTG GCCCCAGAGCTCTTTGAGAATAAGCCTTACACAGCCACTGTTGATTATTGGAGCTTTGGGACCATGGTATTTGAATGTATTGCTGGATATAGGCCTTTTTTGCATCATCTGCAGCCATTTACCTG gcatGAGAAGATTAAGAAGAAGGATCCAAAGTGTATATTTGCATGTGAAGAGATGTCAGGAGAAGTTCGGTTTAGTAGCCATTTACCTCAACCAAATAGCCTTTGTAG TTTAGTAGTAGAACCCATGGAAAACTGGCTACAGTTGATGTTGAATTGGGaccctcagcagagaggaggacCTGTTGACCTTACTTTGAAGCAGCCAAGATGTTTTGTATTAATGGATCACATTTTGAATTTGAAG ATAGTACACATCCTAAATATGACTTCTGcaaagataatttcttttctgttacCACCTGATGAAAGTCTTCATTCACTACAGTCTCGTATTGAGCGTGAAACTGGAATAAATACTGGTTCTCAAGAACTTCTTTCAGAGACAGGAATTTCTCTGGATCCTCGGAAACCAGCCTCTCAATGTGTTCTAGATGGAGtt agagGCTGTGATAGCTATATGGTTTATTTGTTTGATAAAAGTAAAACTGTATATGAAGGGCCATTTGCTTCCAGAAGTTTATCTGATTGTGTAAATTATATTG TACAGGACAGCAAAATACAGCTTCCAATTATACAGCTGCGTAAAGTGTGGGCTGAAGCAGTGCACTATGTGTCTGGACTAAAAGAAGACTATAGCAGGCTCTTTCAGGGACAAAGGGCAGCAAT GTTAAGTCTTCTTAGATATAATGCTAACTTAACAAAAATGAAGAACACTTTGATCTCAGCATCACAACAACTGAAAGCTAAATTGGAGTTTTTTCACAAAAGCATTCAGCTTGACTTGGAGAGATACAGCGAGCAGATGACGTATGGGATAT CTTCagaaaaaatgctaaaagcatggaaagaaatggaagaaaaggcCATCCACTATGCTGAG GTTGGTGTCATTGGATACCTGGAGGATCAGATTATGTCTTTGCATGCTGAAATCATGGAGCTACAGAAGAGCCCCTATGGAAGACGTCAGGGAGACTTGATGGAATCTCT GGAACAGCGTGCCATTGATCTATATAAGCAGTTAAAACACAGACCTTCAG TTGAACATCTGCTAAATACTGAGCAAGGTCTGCTGGAAAGAGTACTGGATGGGGAATCAGAGGCTTGA
- the CHUK gene encoding inhibitor of nuclear factor kappa-B kinase subunit alpha isoform X3, whose protein sequence is MERPPGLRPGAGGPWEMRERLGTGGFGNVCLYQHRELDLKIAIKSCRLELSTKNRERWCHEIQIMKKLNHANVVKACDVPEELNILIHDVPLLAMEYCSGGDLRKLLNKPENCCGLKESQILSLLSDIGSGIRYLHENKIIHRDLKPENIVLQDVGGKIIHKIIDLGYAKDVDQGSLCTSFVGTLQYLAPELFENKPYTATVDYWSFGTMVFECIAGYRPFLHHLQPFTWHEKIKKKDPKCIFACEEMSGEVRFSSHLPQPNSLCSLVVEPMENWLQLMLNWDPQQRGGPVDLTLKQPRCFVLMDHILNLKIVHILNMTSAKIISFLLPPDESLHSLQSRIERETGINTGSQELLSETGISLDPRKPASQCVLDGVRGCDSYMVYLFDKSKTVYEGPFASRSLSDCVNYIVQDSKIQLPIIQLRKVWAEAVHYVSGLKEDYSRLFQGQRAAMLSLLRYNANLTKMKNTLISASQQLKAKLEFFHKSIQLDLERYSEQMTYGISSEKMLKAWKEMEEKAIHYAEVGVIGYLEDQIMSLHAEIMELQKSPYGRRQGDLMESLEQRAIDLYKQLKHRPSDHSYSDSTEMVKIIVHTVQSQDRVLKELFGHLSKLLGCKQKIIDLLPKVEVALSNIKEADNTVMFMQGKRQKEIWHLLKIACTQSSARSLVGSSLEGAVTPQTSAWLPPTSAEHDHSLSCVGDFSTNDRRKFELPWPFKHYYS, encoded by the exons ATGGAGCGGCCCCCGGGGCTGCGGCCGGGCGCGGGCGGGCCCTGGGAGATGCGGGAGCGGCTGGGCACCGGCGGCTTCGGGAACGTCTGTCTGTACCAGCATCGG GAACTTGATCTCAAAATAGCAATTAAGTCTTGTCGCCTAGAGCTAAGTACCAAAAACAGAGAACGATGGTGCCATGAAATCCAGATTATGAAGAA gTTGAACCATGCCAATGTTGTAAAGGCCTGTGATGTTCCTGAAGAATTGAATATTTTGATTCATGATGTGCCTCTTCTAGCAATGGAATACTGTTCTGGAGGAGATCTCCGAAAG ctgCTCAACAAACCAGAAAATTGTTGTGGACTTAAAGAAAGCCAGATACTTTCTTTACTAAGTGATATAG gGTCTGGGATTCGATATTtgcatgaaaacaaaattatacatcGAGATCTAAAACCTGAAAACATAGTTCTTCAGGATGTTGGTGGAAAG ataatacataaaataattgatCTGGGATATGCCAAAGATGTTGATCAAGGAAGTCTGTGTACATCTTTTGTGGGAACACTGCAGTATCTG GCCCCAGAGCTCTTTGAGAATAAGCCTTACACAGCCACTGTTGATTATTGGAGCTTTGGGACCATGGTATTTGAATGTATTGCTGGATATAGGCCTTTTTTGCATCATCTGCAGCCATTTACCTG gcatGAGAAGATTAAGAAGAAGGATCCAAAGTGTATATTTGCATGTGAAGAGATGTCAGGAGAAGTTCGGTTTAGTAGCCATTTACCTCAACCAAATAGCCTTTGTAG TTTAGTAGTAGAACCCATGGAAAACTGGCTACAGTTGATGTTGAATTGGGaccctcagcagagaggaggacCTGTTGACCTTACTTTGAAGCAGCCAAGATGTTTTGTATTAATGGATCACATTTTGAATTTGAAG ATAGTACACATCCTAAATATGACTTCTGcaaagataatttcttttctgttacCACCTGATGAAAGTCTTCATTCACTACAGTCTCGTATTGAGCGTGAAACTGGAATAAATACTGGTTCTCAAGAACTTCTTTCAGAGACAGGAATTTCTCTGGATCCTCGGAAACCAGCCTCTCAATGTGTTCTAGATGGAGtt agagGCTGTGATAGCTATATGGTTTATTTGTTTGATAAAAGTAAAACTGTATATGAAGGGCCATTTGCTTCCAGAAGTTTATCTGATTGTGTAAATTATATTG TACAGGACAGCAAAATACAGCTTCCAATTATACAGCTGCGTAAAGTGTGGGCTGAAGCAGTGCACTATGTGTCTGGACTAAAAGAAGACTATAGCAGGCTCTTTCAGGGACAAAGGGCAGCAAT GTTAAGTCTTCTTAGATATAATGCTAACTTAACAAAAATGAAGAACACTTTGATCTCAGCATCACAACAACTGAAAGCTAAATTGGAGTTTTTTCACAAAAGCATTCAGCTTGACTTGGAGAGATACAGCGAGCAGATGACGTATGGGATAT CTTCagaaaaaatgctaaaagcatggaaagaaatggaagaaaaggcCATCCACTATGCTGAG GTTGGTGTCATTGGATACCTGGAGGATCAGATTATGTCTTTGCATGCTGAAATCATGGAGCTACAGAAGAGCCCCTATGGAAGACGTCAGGGAGACTTGATGGAATCTCT GGAACAGCGTGCCATTGATCTATATAAGCAGTTAAAACACAGACCTTCAG ATCACTCCTACAGTGACAGCACAGAGATGGTGAAAATCATTGTGCACACTGTGCAGAGTCAGGACCGTGTGCTCAAGGAGCTGTTTGGTCATttgag CAAGTTGTTGGGCTGTAAGCAGAAGATTATTGATCTACTCCCTAAGGTGGAAGTGGCCCTCAGTAATATCAAAGAAGCTGACAATACTGTCATGTTCATGCAGggaaaaaggcagaaagaaatatGGCATCTCCTTAAAATTGCCTGT acACAGAGTTCTGCCCGGTCCCTTGTAGGATCCAGTCTAGAAGGTGCAGTAACCCCTCAGACATCAGCATGGCTGCCCCCGACTTCAGCAGAACATGATCATTCTCTGTCATGTGTG GGAGACTTCAGCACAAATGATAGAAGAAAATTTGAACTGCCTTGGCCATTTAAGCACTATTATTCATGA
- the CHUK gene encoding inhibitor of nuclear factor kappa-B kinase subunit alpha isoform 1 (isoform 1 is encoded by transcript variant 1), translated as MERPPGLRPGAGGPWEMRERLGTGGFGNVCLYQHRELDLKIAIKSCRLELSTKNRERWCHEIQIMKKLNHANVVKACDVPEELNILIHDVPLLAMEYCSGGDLRKLLNKPENCCGLKESQILSLLSDIGSGIRYLHENKIIHRDLKPENIVLQDVGGKIIHKIIDLGYAKDVDQGSLCTSFVGTLQYLAPELFENKPYTATVDYWSFGTMVFECIAGYRPFLHHLQPFTWHEKIKKKDPKCIFACEEMSGEVRFSSHLPQPNSLCSLVVEPMENWLQLMLNWDPQQRGGPVDLTLKQPRCFVLMDHILNLKIVHILNMTSAKIISFLLPPDESLHSLQSRIERETGINTGSQELLSETGISLDPRKPASQCVLDGVRGCDSYMVYLFDKSKTVYEGPFASRSLSDCVNYIVQDSKIQLPIIQLRKVWAEAVHYVSGLKEDYSRLFQGQRAAMLSLLRYNANLTKMKNTLISASQQLKAKLEFFHKSIQLDLERYSEQMTYGISSEKMLKAWKEMEEKAIHYAEVGVIGYLEDQIMSLHAEIMELQKSPYGRRQGDLMESLEQRAIDLYKQLKHRPSDHSYSDSTEMVKIIVHTVQSQDRVLKELFGHLSKLLGCKQKIIDLLPKVEVALSNIKEADNTVMFMQGKRQKEIWHLLKIACTQSSARSLVGSSLEGAVTPQTSAWLPPTSAEHDHSLSCVVTPQDGETSAQMIEENLNCLGHLSTIIHEANEEQGNSMMNLDWSWLTE; from the exons ATGGAGCGGCCCCCGGGGCTGCGGCCGGGCGCGGGCGGGCCCTGGGAGATGCGGGAGCGGCTGGGCACCGGCGGCTTCGGGAACGTCTGTCTGTACCAGCATCGG GAACTTGATCTCAAAATAGCAATTAAGTCTTGTCGCCTAGAGCTAAGTACCAAAAACAGAGAACGATGGTGCCATGAAATCCAGATTATGAAGAA gTTGAACCATGCCAATGTTGTAAAGGCCTGTGATGTTCCTGAAGAATTGAATATTTTGATTCATGATGTGCCTCTTCTAGCAATGGAATACTGTTCTGGAGGAGATCTCCGAAAG ctgCTCAACAAACCAGAAAATTGTTGTGGACTTAAAGAAAGCCAGATACTTTCTTTACTAAGTGATATAG gGTCTGGGATTCGATATTtgcatgaaaacaaaattatacatcGAGATCTAAAACCTGAAAACATAGTTCTTCAGGATGTTGGTGGAAAG ataatacataaaataattgatCTGGGATATGCCAAAGATGTTGATCAAGGAAGTCTGTGTACATCTTTTGTGGGAACACTGCAGTATCTG GCCCCAGAGCTCTTTGAGAATAAGCCTTACACAGCCACTGTTGATTATTGGAGCTTTGGGACCATGGTATTTGAATGTATTGCTGGATATAGGCCTTTTTTGCATCATCTGCAGCCATTTACCTG gcatGAGAAGATTAAGAAGAAGGATCCAAAGTGTATATTTGCATGTGAAGAGATGTCAGGAGAAGTTCGGTTTAGTAGCCATTTACCTCAACCAAATAGCCTTTGTAG TTTAGTAGTAGAACCCATGGAAAACTGGCTACAGTTGATGTTGAATTGGGaccctcagcagagaggaggacCTGTTGACCTTACTTTGAAGCAGCCAAGATGTTTTGTATTAATGGATCACATTTTGAATTTGAAG ATAGTACACATCCTAAATATGACTTCTGcaaagataatttcttttctgttacCACCTGATGAAAGTCTTCATTCACTACAGTCTCGTATTGAGCGTGAAACTGGAATAAATACTGGTTCTCAAGAACTTCTTTCAGAGACAGGAATTTCTCTGGATCCTCGGAAACCAGCCTCTCAATGTGTTCTAGATGGAGtt agagGCTGTGATAGCTATATGGTTTATTTGTTTGATAAAAGTAAAACTGTATATGAAGGGCCATTTGCTTCCAGAAGTTTATCTGATTGTGTAAATTATATTG TACAGGACAGCAAAATACAGCTTCCAATTATACAGCTGCGTAAAGTGTGGGCTGAAGCAGTGCACTATGTGTCTGGACTAAAAGAAGACTATAGCAGGCTCTTTCAGGGACAAAGGGCAGCAAT GTTAAGTCTTCTTAGATATAATGCTAACTTAACAAAAATGAAGAACACTTTGATCTCAGCATCACAACAACTGAAAGCTAAATTGGAGTTTTTTCACAAAAGCATTCAGCTTGACTTGGAGAGATACAGCGAGCAGATGACGTATGGGATAT CTTCagaaaaaatgctaaaagcatggaaagaaatggaagaaaaggcCATCCACTATGCTGAG GTTGGTGTCATTGGATACCTGGAGGATCAGATTATGTCTTTGCATGCTGAAATCATGGAGCTACAGAAGAGCCCCTATGGAAGACGTCAGGGAGACTTGATGGAATCTCT GGAACAGCGTGCCATTGATCTATATAAGCAGTTAAAACACAGACCTTCAG ATCACTCCTACAGTGACAGCACAGAGATGGTGAAAATCATTGTGCACACTGTGCAGAGTCAGGACCGTGTGCTCAAGGAGCTGTTTGGTCATttgag CAAGTTGTTGGGCTGTAAGCAGAAGATTATTGATCTACTCCCTAAGGTGGAAGTGGCCCTCAGTAATATCAAAGAAGCTGACAATACTGTCATGTTCATGCAGggaaaaaggcagaaagaaatatGGCATCTCCTTAAAATTGCCTGT acACAGAGTTCTGCCCGGTCCCTTGTAGGATCCAGTCTAGAAGGTGCAGTAACCCCTCAGACATCAGCATGGCTGCCCCCGACTTCAGCAGAACATGATCATTCTCTGTCATGTGTGGTAACTCCTCAAGATGG GGAGACTTCAGCACAAATGATAGAAGAAAATTTGAACTGCCTTGGCCATTTAAGCACTATTATTCATGAGGCAAATGAGGAACAGGGCAATAGTATGATG AATCTTGATTGGAGTTGGTTAACAGAATGA